The Puntigrus tetrazona isolate hp1 unplaced genomic scaffold, ASM1883169v1 S000000283, whole genome shotgun sequence genome contains a region encoding:
- the ndr2 gene encoding nodal-related 2, with amino-acid sequence MQRAAGRGVYKRSRALELSVGPRASMNALGALRLACCQLLLLGLLGERGGTERSHRHRLPTYMMHLYRHRKPDLAERADTIESILSKSLTSRDTHYVTHFDLSSVLSERQIQAAELRIRIPKETRQSNVTVEVRHQRGPSLGRLSDSSLMSVSHHWRVYNATDLLLSWTGPELSERVRPKSGRAPGPGIRHRAMLLVFSHTVSGQSQQDRASLLHTAEKSKFLFNSEGKEVRRDEPHRSKRGRRGQPARNPEPLRGPVDKSSMCRRVDMHVDFNQIGWGSWIVFPKKYNAYRCEGSCPNPLREDLHPNNHAYMQSLLKYYHPSRVPGACCAPTRTAPLSMLYYENGELILRHHEDMLVEECGCL; translated from the exons ATGCAGAGGGCCGCGGGGAGGGGGGTATATAAGCGCTCGCGGGCCCTCGAGCTGTCAGTCGGACCCCGGGCCAGCATGAACGCGCTCGGAGCCCTGCGCCTGGCCTGCTGCCAGCTCCTGCTCCTCGGGCTGCTCGGAGAGCGCGGCGGCACCGAGAGGAGCCACCGGCACCGTCTGCCCACCTACATGATGCACCTCTACAGGCACCGGAAGCCGGACCTCGCGGAGCGCGCGGACACCATCGAGAGCATCCTCTCCAAGA GTCTGACCAGTCGAGACACACACTACGTCACACACTTCGACCTCTCCTCGGTTCTGTCGGAGCGTCAGATCCAGGCGGCGGAGCTCAGGATCCGCATCCCCAAAGAAACGCGGCAGAGCAACGTCACGGTGGAGGTCCGGCACCAGCGGGGCCCGTCCCTGGGCCGGCTCTCGGACTCCTCTCTGATGAGCGTCTCTCACCACTGGAGGGTCTACAACGCCACGGACCTGCTGCTGAGCTGGACGGGCCCCGAGCTCTCCGAGAGGGTCCGCCCGAAGAGCGGGAGGGCCCCGGGCCCCGGGATCCGCCACAGGGCCATGCTGCTGGTCTTCTCTCACACCGTGTCCGGGCAGAGCCAGCAGGACCGGGCCAGTCTCCTGCACACGGCCGAGAAGTCCAAGTTCTTGTTTAACAGCGAAGGAAAGGAGGTGCGGAGAGACGAGCCCCACAGGAGCAAGCGGGGCCGCCGGGGCCAGCCCGCGAGGAACCCGGAGCCGCTCCGGGGCCCGGTGGACAAGAGCTCGATGTGCAGGAGGGTGGACATGCACGTGGACTTCAATCAGATCGGATGGGGCTCCTGGATCGTCTTTCCCAAGAAGTACAACGCGTACCGCTGCGAGGGGAGCTGCCCGAACCCCCTGAGAGAAGACCTGCACCCCAACAACCACGCTTACATGCAG AGCCTGCTGAAGTACTATCACCCGAGCCGGGTCCCCGGGGCCTGCTGCGCTCCCACCAGGACCGCTCCGCTCAGCATGCTGTACTACGAGAACGGAGAGCTGATCCTCAGACACCACGAGGACATGCTGGTGGAGGAGTGCGGCTGTCTCTGA